One segment of Mugil cephalus isolate CIBA_MC_2020 chromosome 14, CIBA_Mcephalus_1.1, whole genome shotgun sequence DNA contains the following:
- the LOC125019943 gene encoding H-2 class I histocompatibility antigen, alpha chain-like, which translates to MFSKCCEKINEACVSSSRINSMCLFLLPAPPEVFLFARNAKVETNVILMCLATGFYPKDIVLNIRRNGRILTREDGVVTSDVRPNEDDHFQRRDYVEIKRSDKSDYSCEVIHDASHMNVKNSWDHQLPPPRSGGLSTAVIGGGVGGVLVLVLVLVVMLVVVLKKKGIIGKFRVVYLHCVQQHQ; encoded by the exons ATGTTCAGTAAATGCTGCGAGAAGATAAATGAAGCATGTGTTTCTAGTTCTAGGATCAACAGTATGTGTCTCtttctgcttccagctcctcctgaagTGTTCTTGTTTGCGAGAAACGCCAAAGTTGAGACCAACGTCATTTTGATGTGCCTGGCCACAGGCTTCTACCCAAAAGACATCGTCCTCAATATCAGGAGGAACGGCCGAattctaaccagagaggacggagtggTGACCTCAGACGTTCGTCCAAATGAAGACGACCACTTCCAGAGAAGAGACTATGTGGAGATTAAAAGATCAGACAAGTCtgattacagctgtgaagtcattcatgaTGCATCTCACATGAATGTGAAGAATTCCTGGG atcatcagcttcctcctcctcgctctggTGGACTCAGCACTGCTGTCATCGGTGGTGGAGTGGGAggagtcctggtcctggtcctggtcctggttgtGATGCTGGTGGTGGTTCTGAAGAAAAAAGGCATCATTGGTAAGTTCAGAGTTGTGTATCTTCACTGtgttcaacaacatcaatga